CCACCTgccggtactgtatttatttgttgatcCTCTTGTTATTTTGATGAAACTGCATCAAACTAAAGGCCTCTGACGACCTCCAACGAGGCTGAAGTTAGCTTCTTATTCGCCTGTTTCTTATTTGCTGTTTCTTATTCAGGCTTTGATCTGCTCCAAACTGATCATTGGCTTTGTATTTAAGGGGTTAAATCATGGGGTTTCTCTGTGGATATTTATAGAGAAGCAACTCCTCAATaatattcatttcttttttgctcAGCCCAACACTGATTTCAAGGTCAAAACAGCTGCTATACATGCCAATGTATGAATTATAACTGACTAAGTAACAGTGTATTTAAGGGGTTAAAATCACGTTGGGCTGAAAATTTCTCTGTGGACGTTTATAGAGCCACAGCTCCTAAACAATATTCATTTGTTTGGTGACATAGAGGGGTTACCACTGTGAGAATCAATTTTGGAATCAGTGGCCCAGAACGATTTAACCCTgaaaataccccagttacttattcaatttgtgttctTGGCAAACTTGCAACGTGTCATGTTTACAGTGCACattgtttttgtatcaaaatcccTATTTGTGCCATGTGCCAGTCGTTTTTACCTTGAAATCAGTGTTGGGCTgagcaaaaaagaaatgaatattATTGAGGAGTTGCTTCTCTATAAATATCCACAGAGAAACCCCATGATTTAACCCCTTAAATACAAAGCCAATGATCAGTTTGGAGCAGATCAAAGCCTGAATAAGAAACAGCAAATAAGAAACAGGCGAATAAGAAGCTAACTTCAGCCTCGTTGGAGGTCGTCAGAGGCCTTTAGTTTGATGCAGTTTCATCAAAATAACAAGAGgatcaacaaataaatacagtaccggcAGGTGGCGCCAAACATATGAACGTGACTGAAGCGCCGTAAACggaaacagaaacagacaaaAGGGTGGGCGATCGGAAGTGGCGCCAAATTCAAGACTtgaactgaataaaaacaaactagagGTAAGTTAAGAGAAGCgttctgtttgcattttttttgctgatttatattctgtaaataattaaaacacgtAAGGCACACCTgtgtaaaaattaattaaacgCGCAGAATGTATTGCGTTTTGATCGTAAACTAATACAATGTGAATGTAGGTTTCTGGAGAGCCTGTATTTCGTAGTTATATTACTGGATATACCATCACACGCGTCGTCGATTAATACAACTATTTTACATGTTTGAATAGAAAACAATAGCATGCAAAATACTAGATTATAATGGTTTGTATGCCTTTATATGTTTCTCTTTCCTTGTTACAGAAGCGGTGTGGTGTTTTGGTAAGCCTTCGCAGCGCACTGTGCTAGATAGCTAGCTGGGAAACGCCCGTTCAAACTCTTGTACATTATGCAGTTTTCGGTCTTTAcatcgttttatttttttattttttttaatttatcatatttttccactgTTAAACAAATATTATGCGAATATTTGTCATGTGCTGTACATGGggtcttgtcatttttttttttttttaacgtgcgcttgtcattttttttttaaagtgcgctactttgcattttgtcttgtttgtcttgttcATCGTGAATCTACTCTCTCACTCTTACTATAAACTGTAAGAGGGTACGAAATGCGACAGTTAAAACAAATGTCAggataaaaacatactgtacctaCTGTAAAACTTGAAAATGGTAAtgaaacacccatcagatcgcaactGATTGTATTTTACCAGCATCCGACAGAgtatcattttcagttttagtACATCTGTCACATTATGACGACAGACCACTTTCTAACACACCAGTATAAGTACATTTTTGTTACTTCCTCAAAATTTGCTGCCTTGTCAATATCTGCTACCTGTACCAAATGCAGTCTACagctgtaaatgttatttttggtAACTAAAACAACCCAACAATTCTTGGTGGTTTATATAGAGAGTAGTTAAAAATATTCCAAGTTATATAGCAAACCCAATATGATGTAATCCAgttaacattattttcaaatataaacaacGTGACAAATAGTATGGGGACTCGCACCAGGCAAATATCtctaatagtaatataataatacaatactcgCCCTTTATTACGCtctagtggggagccatagttacaagaccgtgctattcGTGTTCCGCCatataacgagtataaaagggctactgtaatggcattagggtgcaaatgggagccacgaccctacCGCGTTCTAACCGATTCCGCACCCATAACGAGACGAGGTGagcactataataataataataataataataatgatctaatGGCAATTTAGTTAAGTAGGACACGGTTTCAATTTAAAGTTGAGGTTTTCCACAATCCTGTTCAATTATATACTAAACACAAACTATTTCCTAAACTGCTTGCTGAGTAAGTTATTTTGCACTCAGAAATCAGCAGGGTGGCTGTCATAGTAGGAAAAAAGGAATGATTGTTATTTTTCCCTAGTAGTGTTTTTGTTATAGGAAGAGTATTTTATTGGAAACAGGGGcttttgttcattcattcattcatgtacttattttatttagctcTGTCTAGAATGGACATATCAGGAAATTTCTTCAGAAGACTACGAAATGTAGCCACCTTCTTGGAGACAGAAACCAAGACTCTTAAAAAAGCTCACGAGAACAGCAGCAGTGGTATGTAATAAACCAAACATTTTATGTGCTGTACTGCATTTGGTGAGTTTGTTTTTCCAAAATTATTGTTATATAATGTAGTAAGAAAAGGTACCTTTGGAGCCTAAATGATTAATTTTGGAGGCTGCTTATCTGTATGTTTAAAAGATGGGCTACTGGAGTATTGAGTATTTTCTCTCACCTTACAGACCCTATACATCATTTTTATATCGTTACTAAAAgatacaaaaaaccaaaaaagccaGTTTCCCTGTTTAGAATCGGATGTCTTCTTAAAATACCTGCTACAGCAGTCTTCAATATACGTATCTGTAGTTtctgtaattattatattatgtcaTTATATTTTGTGTCTAGATGATTACAAAGAAGAGGGAGCTATGCAAGTTTTACATGAATTGCATTCAGAAGTCCAGGCTATAAAAGTAAGTATCAACATTGCAGGAGACTGAGGCAATATGAATGTATGTTTAGGTGATGTCTTTTCGCTGTGCTAACCCATTTATTGCAAGGGGCTTTCAccagattttttttctgaatggtaATTTTTATATCAGCTCTAGCAACTAGCATATGTTTAGAACATTTGAGTTGTTATTTTTATAGTCCTGTGCCAAGTATTaaacaataattccataaatattagAATATATCAAAGAAGGAATGTGAAAATAGTTTAGCGTAGTTGAATGGAGGTATACAAAATGTGCATGTAATCAAAAACAAGTTCCTGAACCCCCTTACTGAACAACTAGATTCATAGTTATTAATAGATTCTTTTTAATTCTAGGGACAGGTTAAAACACAGGTGATTAGCAATCAGTCTGTGGAAAACAATGCAAGTGATTTTCTTAGATCATGTTGTGtactaaaacaaagaaacacagcaaACCTTGAAAAAATCAAAGAATATTTCCAAAAGTATGGATACAAACCACTGGCTGGGAAAACTACAGGTATGTTTTATTCTTTGTTAACATAGATGAGacagtgttacattttattttactatttgtgTCCGACTGGTTTCAAAGACAGTTGTTTAATGATCATAGTAATCagtaacggggggggggggggggggtacattctttattttcaatttaaataaaatactaaataactCTCTTCACAAGCGTTAAAATGGAGCCATTGATGATATTCTCTGTGACACAATctttaattacattacattaatacTACTTTTAATTGTTTAGCAGTGGAGATAGCTACAAATAGTAATGATGAAGAATGTATGGAAGACCAGGAGAACAGTgggagtgaggaagaggaggaggacaaGGAGAGAACATCAGAAAGTCTGCCTTGTGCCACACCTGCAGAGAAGCCTCCTGCACCCCAGGACCCAATGCGCACCCCACGGCTCTCTGACTTTGGCCTCTCGCACTATCGATTCCAAAACACTTGGGAAGTAGTAAAGGAGAAGCCGGAACAACCAGCAGTAACACAGGACTCTGTGGGCCAGGGGGACTTGAGGGCCCCAACATTTACAGAATCGTTTCCTGTCTTACCCAAAACGCCCAAGTGTATGTTGGAGTTGGACAATGAGGCCTTCACTCCTAAAATggaagattttgggatcaatgaATACACCATGTGTCTCAATGATGACTTTACCATAGCCCTCATCAACAAGAACAAACCCACAAAGCCCAAGAGGTACCTGTTCTGTAACAATAGGGTTATTTTGCaaaaaagggaaaacatgttTATAACGGCAAGGAGCATCTCACTTTGACTGTAAATGCGTCCAAAACCATCCAATAAAGCAGTTTTAAGTCAAAGTATTTACCAACAGCATAGTTACCAGTCACTCTGAAATGTCACAACTATATGAGAAGCATCTTGACTATTTTCACACCTTCTGAGCAGCAGTTCATCATTGGTCTACAGGTGACACTCACGTTAATGTATGCACATGACTGGTAAATCTACTATAATGCCCCTTATTGACTGCAATATTGCAATTTAATGAGTTAagttgtatttattcattatacCAGATCTGGACCAGACCTGTAGCGTGATTCAGAGTAGGTCTGTTAAATCAGAAAACTGCTGAGCCACTTTGCATTGAGTTATGTAGATTTTTTTCAGTATTGTATTGTGCAAATTTTAGTAGGGTTATTACTTTTAAAgtaatatcatattttttttacagtttggttGGAGTTACTGGAAGCCAAACAAATACTGGGATGAATGAGACCCACAGTAAGCCTACTGAGCCGACTTTTAGACAGCATTTGGCAGCAAACGGTAATCAAACGAATGTCATGTTTAATTTTGATCTGAAATATGATTAGTTGGTAACCTATTTACTACATCCCTCATTCCATTGTAGATCTGATCAGCCTGTCCACacttgatctgttcccagtcataTCGCAACTGTACCGCTAcgaatgtttaaatgctatgcagtatcagcatttaaaccatatcaacatacacacactctttatattgtATTCTGATGTATACTGAGAGGCCTGGTTAGTATATTCCAAGcaaagaattaattaatttttattattctatttatCTTGGTAAATGTCTGTCATTGTATTAGTACTGCACTGACTGAGCtatacctgtgctggccctgtgggcacaaagcgaatgaacattttatttgtatttattttttcacgttatattcaaagaacaaaacaaatccaataaaaatagaaaaacacaacttgcatatattacagtatctgtcaaatgcacagattccaGTACGTTGTTATATTAACTTtactgttcagggatcggtgCCACAAACAggaaatcaatttatttatttgttttaaatatcccTTTCTGATGGCAAATTACATACACATCAaggacatttattattattttttttttaaacaaatgatcatttaaaagtgtactggtaaattgaagcctatctgtaattaatttatactAATGCGTTCtctgaattattattaatcataataaatAATCTTCCTTTTAACATAGCGCTTGACCAAAGGGTACATTTTGGCCCTTTTTGACGGTTTCAAACCTTcgatgtaaatacagtataatcgtaaatctcgaaaaactactcccgtctaaatcttttgtagtcatttttgtagtactttagtataaatacgtgttaatttagattcatatgttgtttctttctgactatgtgaacgaaaagacaaacatttgcccgttttcccattggaaatgtgCTATTTTGAAATATCCACTtctctggtcacaaaagcaaagtttgtgggggaataaaagccattttctatactattgaggcataaacaattaggaaataccATAATCACACCTACCCGGAACAAAACTTGTGTTACTGGTGTATTTAAGTGTGATTTTAGTAGTCCTCTATTGTCAAAACCAGTTTATGTaacggggggaaaaaaacaggtcTTGTGTGGGTAGAATACAGTTCTACCGGAGTTACGACACCGATAAACCATAGTGAACAGACTTTGCCAATTCTGGTATGATACCACAGGTATTATATATGTGTTAATGCActattaaacacagaaaaacaaacaaacaaaagatgtaTCACAGGCTGTATCTTGTGAACAAACACTATTACTAATTcctgttccttttgtttttgagCAGATATGACGAACTCGCCCGTTCCTCCAGTGTTTTGTACACCTGGaataaaaatttacaaaaataaattacctaCTTTGCCAAAAAGCCCTGAAATCACAGTTCAAAAGGCAAGTGATTCTACTCCTGAGATCCCAACCTTTGAGACACCTTATTTGAAGAAGCTGGTTCATGTAAGTCTTTAGTTTAAATGTCATTCCATGTGAAATCAACACAGGTCAATACTTCTTCAGAATTACATACCAGTCAGTGTACATGTTGATGGTGTTTGTGAACTTATATATTACTATGAAACACTCAATAGTAtgaattaagaaatacaaaaataactaaaaattcAAGAGAGAGAGCGATGGAACACttatatttcaaaaaaaaaaaaaaaaaacaaacaaaaaacaaccNNNNNNNNNNNNNNNNNNNNNNNNNNNNNNNNNNNNNNNNNNNNNNNNNNNNNNNNNNNNNNNNNNNNNNNNNNNNNNNNNNNNNNNNNNNNNNNNNNNNNNNNNNNNNNNNNNNNNNNNNNNNNNNNNNNNNNNNNNNNNNNNNNNNNNNNNNNNNNNNNNNNNNNNNNNNNNNNNNNNNNNNNNNNNNNNNNNNNNNNNNNNNNNNNNNNNNNNNNNNNNNNNNNNNNNNNNNNNNNNNNNNNNNNNNNNNNNNNNNNNNNNNNNNNNNNNNNNNNNNNNNNNNNNNNNNNNNNNNNNNNNNNNNNNNNNNNNNNNNNNNNNNNNNNNNNNNNNNNNNNNNNNNNNNNNNNNNNNNNNNNNNNNNNNNNNNNNNNNNNNNNNNNNNNNNNNNNNNNNNNNNNNNNNNNNNNNNNNNNNNNNNNNNNNNNNNNNNNNNNNNNNNNNNNNNNNNNNNNNNNNNNNNNNNNNNNNNNNNNNNNNNNNNNNNNNNNNNNNNNACGAGGTCCTAACTCTCTGGTAttggaccttgaatgttatcataAGAGGGCTTTACAGTCTCattctcttaaacatttaacggTGTCACATTAAATCTCCTTTACTGTGCATAAACAAATTCTTAAATTAAAGGGAGGTTTCTCGTCACTTGGCATTTTCTATCTGTGAACTTTTATCACTGAACACCATATATcgctggttttgttttaaattgattactgtaaaattgtaaaatataacggttttaaactttaaaaaaaatgtcaatgtattAATAGCTATGTCTTACGGTAAATATTTTGCAAATGTACACTACAGACATAAATCACAACACTTAAAATGACATACTggtaaaaagaaatacagtaatgtTATCTATTATTGTCATTTAATCATAGTGGTTAACTTTACCTTTTAGTTACCTGTTCACAAAGGGTGGTAAGGTACATTTCTGAACACTGGGAAgtgtatttaataatacaaataaaattaataaatgtattttgtatatgatGCATTTATTGTGCCACTtgtttatgtgcaattatattttataagaaTTGAACAGGAATTTGTGTGACCCCTTAATATAGTTGAGCGCAAattctatagttttttttaagttgtactATAGTCTGTCAATATTGAAACcatattaattgtttttgttaatatatgtACATAAACACTTGTACTTGCTTACAGTTAAAGTATGAGAAGAACgacatttttaaaggaaaaaaagtaaGCGTTTATCAAGGAGTGATTTCGACCACACACACGTTCAATAGTCAAATATAGCCATTTGTTAAAGAATGGAAAAAACATTGCATGTTGCGATCTATCTTTTGAAGATAaaaattaaacatgaatttacTTTACACCGAGTATTTAATATGCCGTTATGTCCTAAAATTAGCgaaataaaaataagattttagtAATGGTAATAGTGGTACATTATCAGAAAGTGCTACGAATACCAAAATATGACTTGAAATGACTTGATATGAcgaatgtcagaaagtggtactttgtcagattttggtacatgtgcaatcaataaCGATCTGGTGTGTGTTTTGCTAATGTGAAAAGGAGGTACATTTTTCACTTTCTAATGAGTGTTTTAAAGCTGTGATAAAtgcttatttaaccctttcaggacctaGAATTTTACAGTGgcatgctcccccaggaccaggcattttttgACTGTATTTGATTCTCTTCCTATAAAattagcatcttggaaatggtgccctttttttcagaacactctggggaacattataaagtacttcagaaaccagacaaacttttcacagtttttttcaacagaatattttgtttttttttatcgatTTGAACGGGCACGTGTTTTCAGAgcagaagttgtttaggcatgcgctAGCAAGAGCAGTGCACTGCGTACCGCTTTTTATGTGCGTACCTGAAAGGGTATTTGACTGcagatttgctttttttcttcaactgtccATTATCCAGTTAACTGTGTCCCTTTGCTTGATGTGGAGACCATTGATCTGTGTTAATTTactttatacatgtatataatgtatgtgtgtgcttcTAGTCTAAATAAATTATGCTATTGTTTAAATTAAGTAGAATTTTTTGTGTGCCAAGGTAAATAACAAACATGCAACAATGTATTGTAGTGTTGCGTGTAAATAAAAGCAGGCTCCACACAGGCAGGaccatttaaacaaggtttattgaacacagacaagcaaacaaatatggccactgtatgcaaaataaaataaccaaaagcTATCTCTCTGTCACTCTTACTTAGATAAGTCTCTGGCTCTGCCTGTCCCTCTGTGTGCAACTCTCCTCCCGCACTCAGACATGCACTTCTATTTATATCTCTCTTTCTAAACCGCGCCCTTCATCCGCCTTCAACTCCGGGTGTGCCGTTTGGACCCTAATCTCCTGCCAGCATTCTGTTCTGTGGGTGCAAATGCATGTCCGGGATTAACGGCAACCACCACTCCAACCCCCCCATTAGCAAAACAGtacaacatttaacacaaacatAAAGGACAAACAAACGGGACAGGCAGTAAGTCCTTTTTGCAGCACAAATGCCTGAGTCGTTAGAGTATGTGTTTTAACTTGTTGCTCTAGAAGTTCAAAACACGCAGATTCAGCTGGTTATTGCCTTATGTGATCTAACAACTACAATGTTGCCTGAAtagggaaaaataaaaagtttgtgatttgtttgtttagctaGTTTTATTATGGTGGTGAATATGTTACAAGCATATACCTAAAGATAgagtaaaatgtatattaacatagtctttttaattgattaatcatcCTTCAAGCAGagaaatacagaaaatgaaacGAAGACATTACCTGAAAAAGGAAACCCAGCTGACCGCTTCAGTTTTGAAGAACCTTGCCCACCAGTTTTTAGTTCTAGGATGTTTGCTACTGAACAAGTCCAACTAGTAACACCTCTGTCACTGGCAGCTTATGATCATATGCCTGAAGCACCAGAACGGCCAGAATTAACAGCTATGACAGAAGGTATCTTGAAGGTTAGTGGCTTAACTTTTTTATGGTAGCCTGTTGTTTTCAATGTAAGGTTTTCACAAACATGTCATTCAACTAGTATTGACACATTTTAAGAACAATATCATTTATATTGAGATGTATAGGTTTGGGATTTTTATTAAAGGAATAATGTTGTGTTCTGATATTTCACAGCTTCTAACTtgtgttcaaaatgtatttcattgctctttttttttgcttatttgtcAATGTGATCATTCCCTTGGTTTACCATCAAAGTCAAAGCATGATGATCTGATGataaataaaactggaaaagAGAACAGGTGAGCATTTTACTGAAAGTTTTTCATAGAAATCTTAAATGAATTTGATTTGATTGTCATTGTCCAGAAAGTACAACAGCAGTACCTATTTCATATGAattaaaaagaacatttgaaaGCAGAATCCATTTAATCTGATGAATC
The Polyodon spathula isolate WHYD16114869_AA chromosome 9, ASM1765450v1, whole genome shotgun sequence genome window above contains:
- the LOC121320475 gene encoding spindle and kinetochore-associated protein 3-like, yielding MALGCKWEPRPYRVLTDSAPITRRALSRMDISGNFFRRLRNVATFLETETKTLKKAHENSSSDDYKEEGAMQVLHELHSEVQAIKGQVKTQVISNQSVENNASDFLRSCCVLKQRNTANLEKIKEYFQKYGYKPLAGKTTAVEIATNSNDEECMEDQENSGSEEEEEDKERTSESLPCATPAEKPPAPQDPMRTPRLSDFGLSHYRFQNTWEVVKEKPEQPAVTQDSVGQGDLRAPTFTESFPVLPKTPKCMLELDNEAFTPKMEDFGINEYTMCLNDDFTIALINKNKPTKPKSLVGVTGSQTNTGMNETHSKPTEPTFRQHLAANDMTNSPVPPVFCTPGIKIYKNKLPTLPKSPEITVQKASDSTPEIPTFETPYLKKLVHQRNTENETKTLPEKGNPADRFSFEEPCPPVFSSRMFATEQVQLVTPLSLAAYDHMPEAPERPELTAMTEGILKSKHDDLMINKTGKENRSPLVHLGMVSEKEFFTLPDYLRQIPLSEINTAIQKINKALERKSNGNKLDPSTYLMEEKELWNIIEVGPQATIYLLCITELNRLEQVTSSGTGSAYRIIQSD